From the genome of Fundulus heteroclitus isolate FHET01 chromosome 9, MU-UCD_Fhet_4.1, whole genome shotgun sequence, one region includes:
- the exoc1 gene encoding exocyst complex component 1 isoform X6 yields the protein MTAIKHALQRDIFTPNDERLLGIVNVCKAGKKKKNCFLCATVTTERPVQVKVVKVKKSDKGDFYKRQQTWELRDLTVVDAKDASKENPEFDLHFEKVYKWLASSTAEKNSFISCIWKLNQRYLRKKLEFVNVSSQLLEELPKAEESVPSGESQSVAGGDEDALEEYQELSAREEQDIEGMMEMCEYAVSNAEAFAEKLFKELQVLDGANIQSIMASEKQVNILMKLLDDALAEVDTIEGKLSSYEEMLQSVKDQMDQISQSNRLIQISSTNNGKLLDEIQFLVNYMDLSKGHIRALQEGDLTSPRGIEACISASEALLQCMNVALRPGHDQLAAVTQQQKLFSELRDTFARRLTNHLNNVFVHQGHDQSSTLSQNSAELTLPKHSPLHRDLLRYAKLMEWLKNTQREKYEGLSRTYVDYMNRLYEREIKDFFEVAKIKMAGTSKEAKGKFGLHGSSGKLTGSTSSLNKLTVQGSNSRRSQSSSLLDMGNMSASDLDVADRTKFDKIFEQVLSELEPLCLAEQDFISKFFKLQQHQTVLPPLAQPETEETDGSIPSRMPPQADHRHSLSSEKDTVRLMMNKIFQSIEPELNSLIALGDKIDSFHSLYMLVKMSHHVWTAENVDPASFLSTTLGNVLVTVKRNFDKCISGQIKQMEEVKISKKSKVGILPFVTRFEEFAELAETIFRNAERRGDLDKAYVKLIRAVFMNVEKVASESQKTPRDVVMMENFHHIFSTLSRLKISCLDTERREAKHKYTDHLQSYVINSLGQPLEKLNHFFEGVESRVALGVREEEVSYHLAFNKQELRKVIKEYPGKEVKKGLDNLYKKVDKHLCEEESLLQVVWHSMQDEFIRQYKHFEGLIGRCYPGSGITMEFTIQDILEYFSSIAQSH from the exons ATGACAGCCATCAAGCACGCTCTCCAGAGGGACATCTTCACGCCCAATGACGAGCGCCTCCTCGGCATAGTAAACGTCTGCAAGgcaggaaagaagaagaagaactgctTCCTGTGTGCCACAG TCACCACAGAGAGGCCTGTACAAGTCAAAGTGGTTAAAGTGAAAAAATCGGACAAAGGCGACTTCTACAAGAGGCAGCAGACGTGGGAGCTCCGAGACCTGACAGTGGTCGACGCTAAGGATGCCAGCAAG GAAAATCCAGAGTTTGATCTTCATTTTGAGAAGGTCTACAAGTGGCTGGCCAGCAGTACGGCAGAGAAGAACTCCTTCATTTCCTGTATTTGGAAGCTGAACCAGCGTTATCTGAGGAAGAAGCTGGAGTTTGTCAATGTCAGTTCTCAGCTGCTTGAAG AACTTCCTAAAGCGGAAG AGTCAGTGCCAAGCGGTGAGAGTCAGAGCGTTGCAGGCGGTGACGAAGATGCCCTGGAGGAGTACCAGGAGCTCAGCGCTCGTGAGGAGCAGGACATCGAGGGCATGATGGAGATGTGCGAGTACGCCGTCTCCAACGCAGAAGCTTTCGCGGAAAAGCTCTTCAAGGAGCTCCAGGTCTTAGATGGG GCCAACATTCAGTCCATAATGGCGTCAGAAAAGCAGGTCAACATCCTGATGAAGCTCCTGGATGACGCTCTGGCAGAGGTGGACACCATCGAGGGAAAGCTGAGCAGCTATGAGGAGATGCTTCAAAGCGTCAAAGATCAGATGGACCAGATCTCCCAGAGCAACCGCCTCATTCAGATCAGCAGCACCAACAACGGCAAGCTGCTGGATGAGATCCAGTTCTTAGTG AACTATATGGACCTGTCAAAGGGACACATCAGAGCTTTGCAGGAGGGAGACCTGACCTCACCTAGAGGTATAGAGGCCTGCATCAGTGCATCTGAAGCTCTGCTGCAGTGCATGAATGTAGCTCTGCGGCCAG GCCATGACCAGCTGGCGGCCGTCACCCAGCAGCAGAAACTGTTCTCTGAGCTGAGAGATACTTTTGCTCGTCGACTCACCAATCATCTCAATAATGTGTTTGTTCACCAG GGGCACGATCAAAGCTCTACCTTGTCACAGAACAGTGCAGAACTGACGCTGCCCAAACACAGCCCCCTCCACAGGGACCTGCTGCGCTACGCCAAGCTCATGGAGTGGCTGAAGAACACCCAGAGGGAGAAGTATGAAGGCCTGTCGAGG ACCTATGTCGACTACATGAACCGCCTGTATGAGCGAGAAATCAAAGACTTCTTTGAGGTTGCCAAAATAAAGATGGCGGGGACATCCAAAGAAGCGAAGGGCAAGTTTG GCCTGCACGGCAGCTCTGGGAAGCTTACGGGCTCCACTTCCAGCCTAAACAAGCTGACTGTGCAGGGCTCCAACAGCCGCCGATCCCAGTCATCCTCCCTGCTGGACATGGGCAACATGTCTGCCTCCGACCTGGATGTAGCGGACAGGACCAAGTTTGATAAG ATATTTGAACAGGTCCTCAGTGAGCTGGAGCCTCTCTGTCTTGCTGAACAAGACTTCATCAGTAAATTCTTTAAGCTGCAGCAGCACCAGACGGTCCTACCCCCTCTCGCACAG CCAGAAACAGAAGAAACGGATGGAAGCATCCCGTCAAGGATGCCTCCCCAGGCCGACCACCGACACTCCTTGTCATCTGA GAAAGACACGGTGCGGCTGATGATGAATAAAATCTTCCAGAGCATCGAACCCGAGCTCAACAGCCTGATCGCTCTGGGCGACAAGATTGACAGCTTCCACTCTCTgtacatgctggtgaagatgaGCCACCATGTGTGGACAGCTGAGAACGTAGATCCGGCATCTTTCCTCAGCACCACGCTGGGAAATGTGTTGGTCACAGTAAAGAGGAACTTTGACAAATGCATT TCAGGTCAGATCAAACAGATGGAAGAAGTGAAGATTTCTAAGAAAAGCAAAGTTGGGATCCTGCCTTTTGTCACAAGATTTGAGGAGTTTGCTGAACTGGCTGAGACGATCTTCCGTAACGCAGAGCGCAGGGGGGACCTGGATAAAGCCTACGTGAAGCTTATCAGGGCTGTTTTCATGAATG TGGAGAAGGTTGCTAGTGAAAGCCAGAAGACGCCCCGGGACGTTGTGATGATGGAGAACTTCCACCACATCTTTTCCACGTTATCGCGTCTAAAGATCTCGTGCCTGGATACGGAGAGACGGGAGGCCAAGCACAAATACACAGACCACCTGCAGTCTTATGTAATCAACTCCCTTGGCCAGCCGCTGGAGAAACTCAAT CATTTCTTTGAAGGGGTGGAGTCCCGTGTGGCCCTGGGCGTACGGGAGGAGGAGGTGAGCTACCATCTGGCTTTCAACAAACAGGAGCTGCGCAAAGTTATCAAAGAGTACCCTGGCAAAGAGGTGAAAAAGGGTCTCGACAACCTTTACAAAaaggtggacaaacatctgtgCGAAGAGGAAAGTTTGCTGCAG GTGGTGTGGCACTCCATGCAAGACGAGTTCATCCGTCAGTACAAGCACTTTGAAGGGTTGATAGGGAGGTGTTATCCTGGATCTGGGATCACCATGGAGTTCACCATCCAGGACATTTTGGAGTACTTTTCCAGCATTGCCCAGTCCCATTAG
- the exoc1 gene encoding exocyst complex component 1 isoform X4, with protein sequence MTAIKHALQRDIFTPNDERLLGIVNVCKAGKKKKNCFLCATVTTERPVQVKVVKVKKSDKGDFYKRQQTWELRDLTVVDAKDASKENPEFDLHFEKVYKWLASSTAEKNSFISCIWKLNQRYLRKKLEFVNVSSQLLEELPKAEESVPSGESQSVAGGDEDALEEYQELSAREEQDIEGMMEMCEYAVSNAEAFAEKLFKELQVLDGANIQSIMASEKQVNILMKLLDDALAEVDTIEGKLSSYEEMLQSVKDQMDQISQSNRLIQISSTNNGKLLDEIQFLVNYMDLSKGHIRALQEGDLTSPRGIEACISASEALLQCMNVALRPGHDQLAAVTQQQKLFSELRDTFARRLTNHLNNVFVHQGHDQSSTLSQNSAELTLPKHSPLHRDLLRYAKLMEWLKNTQREKYEGLSRTYVDYMNRLYEREIKDFFEVAKIKMAGTSKEAKGKFATLPRKESALKQETESLHGSSGKLTGSTSSLNKLTVQGSNSRRSQSSSLLDMGNMSASDLDVADRTKFDKIFEQVLSELEPLCLAEQDFISKFFKLQQHQTVLPPLAQPETEETDGSIPSRMPPQADHRHSLSSEKDTVRLMMNKIFQSIEPELNSLIALGDKIDSFHSLYMLVKMSHHVWTAENVDPASFLSTTLGNVLVTVKRNFDKCISGQIKQMEEVKISKKSKVGILPFVTRFEEFAELAETIFRNAERRGDLDKAYVKLIRAVFMNVEKVASESQKTPRDVVMMENFHHIFSTLSRLKISCLDTERREAKHKYTDHLQSYVINSLGQPLEKLNHFFEGVESRVALGVREEEVSYHLAFNKQELRKVIKEYPGKEVKKGLDNLYKKVDKHLCEEESLLQVVWHSMQDEFIRQYKHFEGLIGRCYPGSGITMEFTIQDILEYFSSIAQSH encoded by the exons ATGACAGCCATCAAGCACGCTCTCCAGAGGGACATCTTCACGCCCAATGACGAGCGCCTCCTCGGCATAGTAAACGTCTGCAAGgcaggaaagaagaagaagaactgctTCCTGTGTGCCACAG TCACCACAGAGAGGCCTGTACAAGTCAAAGTGGTTAAAGTGAAAAAATCGGACAAAGGCGACTTCTACAAGAGGCAGCAGACGTGGGAGCTCCGAGACCTGACAGTGGTCGACGCTAAGGATGCCAGCAAG GAAAATCCAGAGTTTGATCTTCATTTTGAGAAGGTCTACAAGTGGCTGGCCAGCAGTACGGCAGAGAAGAACTCCTTCATTTCCTGTATTTGGAAGCTGAACCAGCGTTATCTGAGGAAGAAGCTGGAGTTTGTCAATGTCAGTTCTCAGCTGCTTGAAG AACTTCCTAAAGCGGAAG AGTCAGTGCCAAGCGGTGAGAGTCAGAGCGTTGCAGGCGGTGACGAAGATGCCCTGGAGGAGTACCAGGAGCTCAGCGCTCGTGAGGAGCAGGACATCGAGGGCATGATGGAGATGTGCGAGTACGCCGTCTCCAACGCAGAAGCTTTCGCGGAAAAGCTCTTCAAGGAGCTCCAGGTCTTAGATGGG GCCAACATTCAGTCCATAATGGCGTCAGAAAAGCAGGTCAACATCCTGATGAAGCTCCTGGATGACGCTCTGGCAGAGGTGGACACCATCGAGGGAAAGCTGAGCAGCTATGAGGAGATGCTTCAAAGCGTCAAAGATCAGATGGACCAGATCTCCCAGAGCAACCGCCTCATTCAGATCAGCAGCACCAACAACGGCAAGCTGCTGGATGAGATCCAGTTCTTAGTG AACTATATGGACCTGTCAAAGGGACACATCAGAGCTTTGCAGGAGGGAGACCTGACCTCACCTAGAGGTATAGAGGCCTGCATCAGTGCATCTGAAGCTCTGCTGCAGTGCATGAATGTAGCTCTGCGGCCAG GCCATGACCAGCTGGCGGCCGTCACCCAGCAGCAGAAACTGTTCTCTGAGCTGAGAGATACTTTTGCTCGTCGACTCACCAATCATCTCAATAATGTGTTTGTTCACCAG GGGCACGATCAAAGCTCTACCTTGTCACAGAACAGTGCAGAACTGACGCTGCCCAAACACAGCCCCCTCCACAGGGACCTGCTGCGCTACGCCAAGCTCATGGAGTGGCTGAAGAACACCCAGAGGGAGAAGTATGAAGGCCTGTCGAGG ACCTATGTCGACTACATGAACCGCCTGTATGAGCGAGAAATCAAAGACTTCTTTGAGGTTGCCAAAATAAAGATGGCGGGGACATCCAAAGAAGCGAAGGGCAAGTTTG CCACGCTTCCTCGGAAAGAGAGTGCGCtcaaacaggaaacagaaa GCCTGCACGGCAGCTCTGGGAAGCTTACGGGCTCCACTTCCAGCCTAAACAAGCTGACTGTGCAGGGCTCCAACAGCCGCCGATCCCAGTCATCCTCCCTGCTGGACATGGGCAACATGTCTGCCTCCGACCTGGATGTAGCGGACAGGACCAAGTTTGATAAG ATATTTGAACAGGTCCTCAGTGAGCTGGAGCCTCTCTGTCTTGCTGAACAAGACTTCATCAGTAAATTCTTTAAGCTGCAGCAGCACCAGACGGTCCTACCCCCTCTCGCACAG CCAGAAACAGAAGAAACGGATGGAAGCATCCCGTCAAGGATGCCTCCCCAGGCCGACCACCGACACTCCTTGTCATCTGA GAAAGACACGGTGCGGCTGATGATGAATAAAATCTTCCAGAGCATCGAACCCGAGCTCAACAGCCTGATCGCTCTGGGCGACAAGATTGACAGCTTCCACTCTCTgtacatgctggtgaagatgaGCCACCATGTGTGGACAGCTGAGAACGTAGATCCGGCATCTTTCCTCAGCACCACGCTGGGAAATGTGTTGGTCACAGTAAAGAGGAACTTTGACAAATGCATT TCAGGTCAGATCAAACAGATGGAAGAAGTGAAGATTTCTAAGAAAAGCAAAGTTGGGATCCTGCCTTTTGTCACAAGATTTGAGGAGTTTGCTGAACTGGCTGAGACGATCTTCCGTAACGCAGAGCGCAGGGGGGACCTGGATAAAGCCTACGTGAAGCTTATCAGGGCTGTTTTCATGAATG TGGAGAAGGTTGCTAGTGAAAGCCAGAAGACGCCCCGGGACGTTGTGATGATGGAGAACTTCCACCACATCTTTTCCACGTTATCGCGTCTAAAGATCTCGTGCCTGGATACGGAGAGACGGGAGGCCAAGCACAAATACACAGACCACCTGCAGTCTTATGTAATCAACTCCCTTGGCCAGCCGCTGGAGAAACTCAAT CATTTCTTTGAAGGGGTGGAGTCCCGTGTGGCCCTGGGCGTACGGGAGGAGGAGGTGAGCTACCATCTGGCTTTCAACAAACAGGAGCTGCGCAAAGTTATCAAAGAGTACCCTGGCAAAGAGGTGAAAAAGGGTCTCGACAACCTTTACAAAaaggtggacaaacatctgtgCGAAGAGGAAAGTTTGCTGCAG GTGGTGTGGCACTCCATGCAAGACGAGTTCATCCGTCAGTACAAGCACTTTGAAGGGTTGATAGGGAGGTGTTATCCTGGATCTGGGATCACCATGGAGTTCACCATCCAGGACATTTTGGAGTACTTTTCCAGCATTGCCCAGTCCCATTAG
- the exoc1 gene encoding exocyst complex component 1 isoform X7, which produces MTAIKHALQRDIFTPNDERLLGIVNVCKAGKKKKNCFLCATVTTERPVQVKVVKVKKSDKGDFYKRQQTWELRDLTVVDAKDASKENPEFDLHFEKVYKWLASSTAEKNSFISCIWKLNQRYLRKKLEFVNVSSQLLEESVPSGESQSVAGGDEDALEEYQELSAREEQDIEGMMEMCEYAVSNAEAFAEKLFKELQVLDGANIQSIMASEKQVNILMKLLDDALAEVDTIEGKLSSYEEMLQSVKDQMDQISQSNRLIQISSTNNGKLLDEIQFLVNYMDLSKGHIRALQEGDLTSPRGIEACISASEALLQCMNVALRPGHDQLAAVTQQQKLFSELRDTFARRLTNHLNNVFVHQGHDQSSTLSQNSAELTLPKHSPLHRDLLRYAKLMEWLKNTQREKYEGLSRTYVDYMNRLYEREIKDFFEVAKIKMAGTSKEAKGKFGLHGSSGKLTGSTSSLNKLTVQGSNSRRSQSSSLLDMGNMSASDLDVADRTKFDKIFEQVLSELEPLCLAEQDFISKFFKLQQHQTVLPPLAQPETEETDGSIPSRMPPQADHRHSLSSEKDTVRLMMNKIFQSIEPELNSLIALGDKIDSFHSLYMLVKMSHHVWTAENVDPASFLSTTLGNVLVTVKRNFDKCISGQIKQMEEVKISKKSKVGILPFVTRFEEFAELAETIFRNAERRGDLDKAYVKLIRAVFMNVEKVASESQKTPRDVVMMENFHHIFSTLSRLKISCLDTERREAKHKYTDHLQSYVINSLGQPLEKLNHFFEGVESRVALGVREEEVSYHLAFNKQELRKVIKEYPGKEVKKGLDNLYKKVDKHLCEEESLLQVVWHSMQDEFIRQYKHFEGLIGRCYPGSGITMEFTIQDILEYFSSIAQSH; this is translated from the exons ATGACAGCCATCAAGCACGCTCTCCAGAGGGACATCTTCACGCCCAATGACGAGCGCCTCCTCGGCATAGTAAACGTCTGCAAGgcaggaaagaagaagaagaactgctTCCTGTGTGCCACAG TCACCACAGAGAGGCCTGTACAAGTCAAAGTGGTTAAAGTGAAAAAATCGGACAAAGGCGACTTCTACAAGAGGCAGCAGACGTGGGAGCTCCGAGACCTGACAGTGGTCGACGCTAAGGATGCCAGCAAG GAAAATCCAGAGTTTGATCTTCATTTTGAGAAGGTCTACAAGTGGCTGGCCAGCAGTACGGCAGAGAAGAACTCCTTCATTTCCTGTATTTGGAAGCTGAACCAGCGTTATCTGAGGAAGAAGCTGGAGTTTGTCAATGTCAGTTCTCAGCTGCTTGAAG AGTCAGTGCCAAGCGGTGAGAGTCAGAGCGTTGCAGGCGGTGACGAAGATGCCCTGGAGGAGTACCAGGAGCTCAGCGCTCGTGAGGAGCAGGACATCGAGGGCATGATGGAGATGTGCGAGTACGCCGTCTCCAACGCAGAAGCTTTCGCGGAAAAGCTCTTCAAGGAGCTCCAGGTCTTAGATGGG GCCAACATTCAGTCCATAATGGCGTCAGAAAAGCAGGTCAACATCCTGATGAAGCTCCTGGATGACGCTCTGGCAGAGGTGGACACCATCGAGGGAAAGCTGAGCAGCTATGAGGAGATGCTTCAAAGCGTCAAAGATCAGATGGACCAGATCTCCCAGAGCAACCGCCTCATTCAGATCAGCAGCACCAACAACGGCAAGCTGCTGGATGAGATCCAGTTCTTAGTG AACTATATGGACCTGTCAAAGGGACACATCAGAGCTTTGCAGGAGGGAGACCTGACCTCACCTAGAGGTATAGAGGCCTGCATCAGTGCATCTGAAGCTCTGCTGCAGTGCATGAATGTAGCTCTGCGGCCAG GCCATGACCAGCTGGCGGCCGTCACCCAGCAGCAGAAACTGTTCTCTGAGCTGAGAGATACTTTTGCTCGTCGACTCACCAATCATCTCAATAATGTGTTTGTTCACCAG GGGCACGATCAAAGCTCTACCTTGTCACAGAACAGTGCAGAACTGACGCTGCCCAAACACAGCCCCCTCCACAGGGACCTGCTGCGCTACGCCAAGCTCATGGAGTGGCTGAAGAACACCCAGAGGGAGAAGTATGAAGGCCTGTCGAGG ACCTATGTCGACTACATGAACCGCCTGTATGAGCGAGAAATCAAAGACTTCTTTGAGGTTGCCAAAATAAAGATGGCGGGGACATCCAAAGAAGCGAAGGGCAAGTTTG GCCTGCACGGCAGCTCTGGGAAGCTTACGGGCTCCACTTCCAGCCTAAACAAGCTGACTGTGCAGGGCTCCAACAGCCGCCGATCCCAGTCATCCTCCCTGCTGGACATGGGCAACATGTCTGCCTCCGACCTGGATGTAGCGGACAGGACCAAGTTTGATAAG ATATTTGAACAGGTCCTCAGTGAGCTGGAGCCTCTCTGTCTTGCTGAACAAGACTTCATCAGTAAATTCTTTAAGCTGCAGCAGCACCAGACGGTCCTACCCCCTCTCGCACAG CCAGAAACAGAAGAAACGGATGGAAGCATCCCGTCAAGGATGCCTCCCCAGGCCGACCACCGACACTCCTTGTCATCTGA GAAAGACACGGTGCGGCTGATGATGAATAAAATCTTCCAGAGCATCGAACCCGAGCTCAACAGCCTGATCGCTCTGGGCGACAAGATTGACAGCTTCCACTCTCTgtacatgctggtgaagatgaGCCACCATGTGTGGACAGCTGAGAACGTAGATCCGGCATCTTTCCTCAGCACCACGCTGGGAAATGTGTTGGTCACAGTAAAGAGGAACTTTGACAAATGCATT TCAGGTCAGATCAAACAGATGGAAGAAGTGAAGATTTCTAAGAAAAGCAAAGTTGGGATCCTGCCTTTTGTCACAAGATTTGAGGAGTTTGCTGAACTGGCTGAGACGATCTTCCGTAACGCAGAGCGCAGGGGGGACCTGGATAAAGCCTACGTGAAGCTTATCAGGGCTGTTTTCATGAATG TGGAGAAGGTTGCTAGTGAAAGCCAGAAGACGCCCCGGGACGTTGTGATGATGGAGAACTTCCACCACATCTTTTCCACGTTATCGCGTCTAAAGATCTCGTGCCTGGATACGGAGAGACGGGAGGCCAAGCACAAATACACAGACCACCTGCAGTCTTATGTAATCAACTCCCTTGGCCAGCCGCTGGAGAAACTCAAT CATTTCTTTGAAGGGGTGGAGTCCCGTGTGGCCCTGGGCGTACGGGAGGAGGAGGTGAGCTACCATCTGGCTTTCAACAAACAGGAGCTGCGCAAAGTTATCAAAGAGTACCCTGGCAAAGAGGTGAAAAAGGGTCTCGACAACCTTTACAAAaaggtggacaaacatctgtgCGAAGAGGAAAGTTTGCTGCAG GTGGTGTGGCACTCCATGCAAGACGAGTTCATCCGTCAGTACAAGCACTTTGAAGGGTTGATAGGGAGGTGTTATCCTGGATCTGGGATCACCATGGAGTTCACCATCCAGGACATTTTGGAGTACTTTTCCAGCATTGCCCAGTCCCATTAG
- the exoc1 gene encoding exocyst complex component 1 isoform X2, which yields MTAIKHALQRDIFTPNDERLLGIVNVCKAGKKKKNCFLCATVTTERPVQVKVVKVKKSDKGDFYKRQQTWELRDLTVVDAKDASKENPEFDLHFEKVYKWLASSTAEKNSFISCIWKLNQRYLRKKLEFVNVSSQLLEESVPSGESQSVAGGDEDALEEYQELSAREEQDIEGMMEMCEYAVSNAEAFAEKLFKELQVLDGANIQSIMASEKQVNILMKLLDDALAEVDTIEGKLSSYEEMLQSVKDQMDQISQSNRLIQISSTNNGKLLDEIQFLVNYMDLSKGHIRALQEGDLTSPRGIEACISASEALLQCMNVALRPGHDQLAAVTQQQKLFSELRDTFARRLTNHLNNVFVHQFNHFSYFKMAIPQYYRSSCLSLPGHDQSSTLSQNSAELTLPKHSPLHRDLLRYAKLMEWLKNTQREKYEGLSRTYVDYMNRLYEREIKDFFEVAKIKMAGTSKEAKGKFATLPRKESALKQETESLHGSSGKLTGSTSSLNKLTVQGSNSRRSQSSSLLDMGNMSASDLDVADRTKFDKIFEQVLSELEPLCLAEQDFISKFFKLQQHQTVLPPLAQPETEETDGSIPSRMPPQADHRHSLSSEKDTVRLMMNKIFQSIEPELNSLIALGDKIDSFHSLYMLVKMSHHVWTAENVDPASFLSTTLGNVLVTVKRNFDKCISGQIKQMEEVKISKKSKVGILPFVTRFEEFAELAETIFRNAERRGDLDKAYVKLIRAVFMNVEKVASESQKTPRDVVMMENFHHIFSTLSRLKISCLDTERREAKHKYTDHLQSYVINSLGQPLEKLNHFFEGVESRVALGVREEEVSYHLAFNKQELRKVIKEYPGKEVKKGLDNLYKKVDKHLCEEESLLQVVWHSMQDEFIRQYKHFEGLIGRCYPGSGITMEFTIQDILEYFSSIAQSH from the exons ATGACAGCCATCAAGCACGCTCTCCAGAGGGACATCTTCACGCCCAATGACGAGCGCCTCCTCGGCATAGTAAACGTCTGCAAGgcaggaaagaagaagaagaactgctTCCTGTGTGCCACAG TCACCACAGAGAGGCCTGTACAAGTCAAAGTGGTTAAAGTGAAAAAATCGGACAAAGGCGACTTCTACAAGAGGCAGCAGACGTGGGAGCTCCGAGACCTGACAGTGGTCGACGCTAAGGATGCCAGCAAG GAAAATCCAGAGTTTGATCTTCATTTTGAGAAGGTCTACAAGTGGCTGGCCAGCAGTACGGCAGAGAAGAACTCCTTCATTTCCTGTATTTGGAAGCTGAACCAGCGTTATCTGAGGAAGAAGCTGGAGTTTGTCAATGTCAGTTCTCAGCTGCTTGAAG AGTCAGTGCCAAGCGGTGAGAGTCAGAGCGTTGCAGGCGGTGACGAAGATGCCCTGGAGGAGTACCAGGAGCTCAGCGCTCGTGAGGAGCAGGACATCGAGGGCATGATGGAGATGTGCGAGTACGCCGTCTCCAACGCAGAAGCTTTCGCGGAAAAGCTCTTCAAGGAGCTCCAGGTCTTAGATGGG GCCAACATTCAGTCCATAATGGCGTCAGAAAAGCAGGTCAACATCCTGATGAAGCTCCTGGATGACGCTCTGGCAGAGGTGGACACCATCGAGGGAAAGCTGAGCAGCTATGAGGAGATGCTTCAAAGCGTCAAAGATCAGATGGACCAGATCTCCCAGAGCAACCGCCTCATTCAGATCAGCAGCACCAACAACGGCAAGCTGCTGGATGAGATCCAGTTCTTAGTG AACTATATGGACCTGTCAAAGGGACACATCAGAGCTTTGCAGGAGGGAGACCTGACCTCACCTAGAGGTATAGAGGCCTGCATCAGTGCATCTGAAGCTCTGCTGCAGTGCATGAATGTAGCTCTGCGGCCAG GCCATGACCAGCTGGCGGCCGTCACCCAGCAGCAGAAACTGTTCTCTGAGCTGAGAGATACTTTTGCTCGTCGACTCACCAATCATCTCAATAATGTGTTTGTTCACCAG tTCAACCACTTCAGTTACTTCAAAATGGCCATCCCTCAGTATTATAGGTCTTCCTGTCTGTCACTTCCA GGGCACGATCAAAGCTCTACCTTGTCACAGAACAGTGCAGAACTGACGCTGCCCAAACACAGCCCCCTCCACAGGGACCTGCTGCGCTACGCCAAGCTCATGGAGTGGCTGAAGAACACCCAGAGGGAGAAGTATGAAGGCCTGTCGAGG ACCTATGTCGACTACATGAACCGCCTGTATGAGCGAGAAATCAAAGACTTCTTTGAGGTTGCCAAAATAAAGATGGCGGGGACATCCAAAGAAGCGAAGGGCAAGTTTG CCACGCTTCCTCGGAAAGAGAGTGCGCtcaaacaggaaacagaaa GCCTGCACGGCAGCTCTGGGAAGCTTACGGGCTCCACTTCCAGCCTAAACAAGCTGACTGTGCAGGGCTCCAACAGCCGCCGATCCCAGTCATCCTCCCTGCTGGACATGGGCAACATGTCTGCCTCCGACCTGGATGTAGCGGACAGGACCAAGTTTGATAAG ATATTTGAACAGGTCCTCAGTGAGCTGGAGCCTCTCTGTCTTGCTGAACAAGACTTCATCAGTAAATTCTTTAAGCTGCAGCAGCACCAGACGGTCCTACCCCCTCTCGCACAG CCAGAAACAGAAGAAACGGATGGAAGCATCCCGTCAAGGATGCCTCCCCAGGCCGACCACCGACACTCCTTGTCATCTGA GAAAGACACGGTGCGGCTGATGATGAATAAAATCTTCCAGAGCATCGAACCCGAGCTCAACAGCCTGATCGCTCTGGGCGACAAGATTGACAGCTTCCACTCTCTgtacatgctggtgaagatgaGCCACCATGTGTGGACAGCTGAGAACGTAGATCCGGCATCTTTCCTCAGCACCACGCTGGGAAATGTGTTGGTCACAGTAAAGAGGAACTTTGACAAATGCATT TCAGGTCAGATCAAACAGATGGAAGAAGTGAAGATTTCTAAGAAAAGCAAAGTTGGGATCCTGCCTTTTGTCACAAGATTTGAGGAGTTTGCTGAACTGGCTGAGACGATCTTCCGTAACGCAGAGCGCAGGGGGGACCTGGATAAAGCCTACGTGAAGCTTATCAGGGCTGTTTTCATGAATG TGGAGAAGGTTGCTAGTGAAAGCCAGAAGACGCCCCGGGACGTTGTGATGATGGAGAACTTCCACCACATCTTTTCCACGTTATCGCGTCTAAAGATCTCGTGCCTGGATACGGAGAGACGGGAGGCCAAGCACAAATACACAGACCACCTGCAGTCTTATGTAATCAACTCCCTTGGCCAGCCGCTGGAGAAACTCAAT CATTTCTTTGAAGGGGTGGAGTCCCGTGTGGCCCTGGGCGTACGGGAGGAGGAGGTGAGCTACCATCTGGCTTTCAACAAACAGGAGCTGCGCAAAGTTATCAAAGAGTACCCTGGCAAAGAGGTGAAAAAGGGTCTCGACAACCTTTACAAAaaggtggacaaacatctgtgCGAAGAGGAAAGTTTGCTGCAG GTGGTGTGGCACTCCATGCAAGACGAGTTCATCCGTCAGTACAAGCACTTTGAAGGGTTGATAGGGAGGTGTTATCCTGGATCTGGGATCACCATGGAGTTCACCATCCAGGACATTTTGGAGTACTTTTCCAGCATTGCCCAGTCCCATTAG